A genome region from Mugil cephalus isolate CIBA_MC_2020 chromosome 13, CIBA_Mcephalus_1.1, whole genome shotgun sequence includes the following:
- the LOC125018597 gene encoding early growth response protein 2b-like, with the protein MAARIMEEVSASLSSLVHGIPKDGYTQTSIVFKEEAEEFEGKPGGDDGGDLLFEERSAPELPLHGDLAQYVATLRTHPVSFSGRFSVDSRGAGGPWTPGDIINVLSADIAAPGPATVSGSSSASPDIYAGGGGGGGGGGDAGDGSMAHGQPDISHMYAPTHPHSHPHPHPHPAPSYSCSGDMYQDPSAGGYLATSTCAVSYHPPPTYNSAPKPTVDGAALLSIMPDYGGFYQQSCQRDIQASFPERKSLPYPLDSLRVPPPLTPLNTIRNFTLGAPTPAAEGPMAAAFAGHQNLPLRPILRPRKYPNRPSKTPVHQRPYPCPAESCDRRFSRSDELSRHLRIHTGHKPFQCRICMRNFSRSDHLTTHIRTHTGEKPFSCDQCGRKFARSDERRRHMKIHLRQKEKKSSAS; encoded by the exons ATGGCTGCGAGAATAATGGAGGAGGTGTCCGCGTCCCTCAGCAGCCTCGTTCACGGGATCCCGAAGGATGGGTACACACAGACATCGATAGTTTTTAAAGAGGAGGCTGAAGAGTTTGAGGGGAAACCTGGTGGAGATGATGGCG gtGACCTTCTGTTCGAGGAGAGGAGCGCCCCTGAGCTGCCGCTCCACGGTGACCTGGCGCAGTACGTGGCAACTTTACGCACGCACCCGGTGTCGTTCAGCGGCAGGTTTTCGGTGGACTCCAGAGGCGCAGGGGGGCCGTGGACACCGGGGGACATCATCAACGTGCTGAGCGCTGACATCGCAGCCCCGGGACCGGCCACCGTGTCCGGGTCGTCCTCAGCATCGCCAGATATTTAcgcaggaggaggcggcggaggaggaggaggaggagacgcggGGGACGGCAGCATGGCGCACGGCCAGCCGGACATCAGCCACATGTACGCGCCCACTCACCCTCACTctcaccctcacccccaccctcacccgGCTCCGTCCTACTCCTGCAGCGGGGACATGTACCAGGACCCGTCGGCGGGGGGGTACCTGGCGACGTCCACCTGCGCCGTGTCCtaccacccccctcccacctaCAACTCTGCGCCCAAACCCACAGTTGACGGCGCCGCGCTGCTCTCCATCATGCCCGACTATGGAGGCTTCTACCAGCAGAGCTGCCAGAGGGACATCCAGGCATCTTTCCCCGAGAGGAAGTCCCTCCCCTACCCCCTGGACTCCCTCCGGGTGCCCCCGCCTCTCACGCCTCTAAACACCATCAGGAACTTTACGCTCGGTGCGCCCACGCCGGCCGCCGAGGGCCCCATGGCCGCGGCCTTCGCCGGCCACCAGAACCTCCCACTGAGGCCGATCCTGAGACCCAGGAAGTACCCGAACCGGCCCAGCAAGACGCCGGTCCACCAGAGGCCGTACCCGTGTCCGGCGGAGAGCTGCGACCGGAGATTCTCGCGCTCAGACGAGCTGAGCCGGCACCTGCGCATCCACACCGGCCACAAGCCCTTCCAGTGCCGCATCTGCATGAGGAACTTCAGCCGCAGCGACCACCTCACCACCCACATCCGGACGCACACCGGGGAGAAGCCGTTCTCCTGCGACCAATGCGGAAGGAAGTTCGCCCGGAGCgacgagaggaggagacacatgAAGATCCACCTccgacagaaggagaagaagtccTCCGCGTCCTGA
- the kif11 gene encoding kinesin-like protein KIF11 isoform X1 yields the protein MSSHNPSGAKRDEKGRNIQVVVRCRPFNTMERKSSYGVVDCDHNRKEVVMRTGGINDKASRKTYTFDMVFGPAAKQIEVYRSVVCPILDEVIMGYNCTVFAYGQTGTGKTFTMEGERSPDEQFTWEEDPLAGIIPRTLHQIFEKLSENGTEFSVKVSLLEIYNEELFDLLSPSEDVNERLQLFDDPRNKRSVVVKGLEEVTVHNKDEVYQILERGAAKRRTASTLMNAYSSRSHSVFSVTIHMKEITLDGEELVKIGKLNLVDLAGSENIGRSGAVDKRAREAGNINQSLLTLGRVITALVEKRPHIPYRESKLTRILQDSLGGRTKTSIIATVSPSSSNLEETLSTLEYASRAKNIMNKPEVNQKLTKRTLIKEYTEEIERLKRDLAATRDKNGVYLTAENYESMMVQITAHDEQTVEYTDRIAAMEEELKKVTELFTESKTQLEQCSIDLDEKQHRLEETSRDLLQTREKLSQEEFVSSELATVQETLYDTAGQLLRTVDASTRDVSGLHAKLDRKKKVEQHNSEIEQSFAERMEGAFSSMQRCVQEHSVKQKAMLSSYSEAVDGLLATNQAALRGAVTTVEALVGGVKPLVAAGVARCREKVRQQEALCLQEKEVLLQLLEEHQQDMEEVLVSRTLMGLTAVQELHQTLRASAEAQRVLADKVEAMKETGVFLRGLAQDLAGTREAAVKGLNVLQDQHQQLEDEMRRVQERHQTGMKQTIQCLQDQLQLLNLEAQKDFTDLRSASRALHRPLQSLQEDISSGCSSVERRASAQADLLSSTSSSLASSLRLNADQNQQALEELSGCCSHLHSSVSGLVERDVQWSSRVRDHAESRAQDHVSLLGKVSAEVQSLHQDVELRCSEQLRAAEEELSSRQEEAKQALESVQNQASLDRAAVDRQQDELQEHVAASQQLVHGFLQDELQRDVPTGATPQRREFVYPRKLVKSRSRGELLESLRRQQEELRAAMEEEEEDDDDETEEEDKHSQVDHDSLEDEVSACNESVATEPSFIDENLVFNESKRVPFFKQKKGGKKETKIPSRPKASENEATATPQKSRLPLRCQN from the exons ATGTCTTCACACAATCCGAGCGGAGCGAAACGGGACGAGAAGGGGAGAAACATCCAGGTGGTTGTCAGAtgcag ACCTTTCAACACCATGGAGCGGAAGTCGTCCTACGGCGTCGTCGACTGCGACCACAACCGCAAGGAGGTGGTCATGAGGACGGGAGGCATCAACGACAAGGCGTCACGAAAGACCTACACGTTTGACATG GTGTTCGGCCCGGCTGCCAAACAGATCGAGGTTTACCGCAGCGTCGTCTGTCCCATTCTGGACGAAGTCATCATGGGATACAACTGCACCGTGTTTGC TTACGGTCAGACCGGAACCGGGAAGACGTTCAccatggagggagagaggagtcCGGACGAACAGTTCACCTGGGAGGAG GACCCTCTGGCTGGAATCATCCCGCGGACGCTGCACCAGATCTTCGAGAAGCTCTCTGAGAACGGCACCGAGTTCTCCGTCAAGGTGTCGCTGCTGGAGATCTACAACGAGGAGCTGTTCGACCTCCTCAGCCCCAGCGAAGACGTCAACGAGAGGCTGCAGCTCTTCGACGACCCGCGCAACAAG CGCAGCGTGGTGGTCAAGGGTCTGGAGGAGGTGACGGTCCATAACAAAGACGAGGTCTATCAGATCCTGGAGCGAGGAGCAGCCAAGAGGAGGACGGCCTCCACGCTCATGAACGCCTACTCCAG TCGCTCCCACTCTGTGTTCTCGGTCACCATCCACATGAAGGAGATCACTCTGGACGGAGAGGAGCTGGTGAAGATCGGAAAACTCAACCTG GTGGATCTGGCCGGCAGCGAGAACATCGGACGCTCCGGAGCCGTGGACAAACGAGCTCGAGAGGCGGGAAACATCAACCAGTCTCTGCTGACGCTCGGCCGAGTCATCACAGCGCTGGTGGAGAAGAGGCCGCACATCCCCTACCG AGAGTCAAAGCTGACCAGGATCCTCCAGGACTCGCTGGGGGGACGAACCAAAACCTCCATCATCGCCACCGTGTCGCCTTCCTCCAGCAACCTGGAG GAGACTCTGAGCACCCTGGAGTACGCCAGCCGAGCCAAGAACATCATGAACAAACCCGAGGTCAACCAGAAACTCACCAAGAGGACGCTCATCAAG GAATACACCGAGGAGATCGAGCGTCTGAAGCGAGACCTCGCCGCCACCCGAGACAAGAACGGCGTTTACCTGACGGCAGAGAACTACGA GAGTATGATGGTTCAGATCACCGCTCACGACGAGCAGACAGTCGAGTACACGGACCGAATCGCCGccatggaggaggagctgaagaag GTCACAGAGCTGTTCACCGAGAGTAAAACCCAACTGGAGCAGTGCAGCATCGACCTGGATGAGAAGCAGCACAG GCTGGAGGAGACCAGCAGAGATCTGCTACAGACCCGAGAGAAGCTGAGTCAGGAGGAGTTCGTGTCCTCAGAACTCGCCACGGTCCAGGAAACCCTCTACGACACAGCGGGACAG ctCCTGAGGACCGTGGACGCCAGCACCAGGGACGTCTCAGGACTCCACGCCAAACTGGACCGCAAGAAGAAG GTGGAGCAGCACAACAGTGAGATCGAGCAGAGCTTTGCTGAGCGGATGGAGGGAGCGTTCAGCAGCATGCAGCGCTGCGTTCAGGAGCACTCCGTTAAACAGAAGGCCATGCTGAGCAGCTACTCTGAGGCCGTCG acggTCTCCTGGCGACGAACCAGGCGGCGCTCCGAGGAGCTGTGACCACGGTGGAGGCGCTAGTGGGCGGAGTCAAGCCGCTGGTGGCGGCGGGCGTGGCCAGGTGTCGGGAGAAGGTGCGGCAGCAGGAGGCGCTGTGTCTGCAGGAAAAGGaggttctgctgcagctgctg GAGGAGCACCAgcaggacatggaggaggtcCTGGTGTCTCGGACTCTGATGGGTCTCACAGCGGTCCAGGAGCTCCACCAGACCCTGAGGGCGTCCGCGGAGGCTCAGAGAGTTCTGGCCGACAAGGTGGAGGCCATGAAGGAGACGGGGGTCTTCCTCCGAGGCCTGGCCCAGGACCTGGCTGGGACCAGGGAGGCGGCGGTGAAGGGCCTGAACGTCCTCCaggaccaacaccagcagctggAGGACGAGATGAGACGAGTCCAGGAGAGACACCAGACG GGTATGAAACAAACCATCCAGTGTCTCCAGGACCAGCTCCAGCTCCTAAACCTGGAGGCCCAGAAGGACTTCACCGACCTCCGCTCGGCCTCCAGAGCCCTGCACCGACCTCTGCAGAGCCTCCAGGAGGACATCAGCAG CGGCTGCAGCTCAGTGGAGCGTCGGGCGTCAGCTCAGGCcgacctcctctcctccacctcctcctccctcgccTCCTCCCTGCGTCTCAACGCTGACCAGAACCAACAGGCGCTGGAGGAGCTGAGCGGCTGCTGCTCCCACCTCCACAGCTCCGTGTCAG GTCTGGTGGAGCGGGACGTCCAGTGGAGCTCCAGGGTCAGGGATCATGCCGAGAGCCGAGCCCAGGACCACGTGTCCCTGCTGGGGAAGGTTTCCGCCGAAGTTCAGAGCCTCCATCAG GACGTGGAGCTGCGCTGCTCTGAGCAGCTCCGGGCGGCCGAGGAGGAGCTGAGCAGCCGGCAGGAGGAGGCGAAGCAGGCTCTGGAGTCGGTGCAGAACCAGGCGTCTCTGGATCGGGCCGCCGTGGACCGGCAGCAGGACGAGCTTCAAGAGCACGTGGCGGCGAGTCAGCAGCTGGTGCACGGCTTCCTGCAGGACGAGCTGCAGCGCGACGTTCCCACCG GTGCCACCCCGCAGCGTCGGGAGTTTGTGTATCCCCGGAAGCTGGTGAAGTCGAGGAGTCGCGGAGAGCTCCTGGAGAGTCTgaggaggcagcaggaggagctcCGAGCCgccatggaggaggaggaggaggacgacgacgacgagacggaggaggaggacaagcaCAGTCAGGTCGACCAC GACTCTCTGGAGGATGAAGTGAGCGCTTGTAACGAGAGCGTGGCCACCGAGCCGTCGTTCATCGATGAGAACCTGGTCTTCAACGAGAGCAAACGCGTTCCCTTCTTCAAG cagaagaaGGGCGGTAAGAAGGAGACGAAGATCCCCTCCAGACCTAAAGCGTCAGAAAATGAAGCCACGGCGACGCCTCAGAAATCCAGACTTCCACTCCGCTGTCAGAACTGA
- the kif11 gene encoding kinesin-like protein KIF11 isoform X2 produces the protein MSSHNPSGAKRDEKGRNIQVVVRCRPFNTMERKSSYGVVDCDHNRKEVVMRTGGINDKASRKTYTFDMVFGPAAKQIEVYRSVVCPILDEVIMGYNCTVFAYGQTGTGKTFTMEGERSPDEQFTWEEDPLAGIIPRTLHQIFEKLSENGTEFSVKVSLLEIYNEELFDLLSPSEDVNERLQLFDDPRNKRSVVVKGLEEVTVHNKDEVYQILERGAAKRRTASTLMNAYSSRSHSVFSVTIHMKEITLDGEELVKIGKLNLVDLAGSENIGRSGAVDKRAREAGNINQSLLTLGRVITALVEKRPHIPYRESKLTRILQDSLGGRTKTSIIATVSPSSSNLEETLSTLEYASRAKNIMNKPEVNQKLTKRTLIKEYTEEIERLKRDLAATRDKNGVYLTAENYESMMVQITAHDEQTVEYTDRIAAMEEELKKVTELFTESKTQLEQCSIDLDEKQHRLEETSRDLLQTREKLSQEEFVSSELATVQETLYDTAGQLLRTVDASTRDVSGLHAKLDRKKKVEQHNSEIEQSFAERMEGAFSSMQRCVQEHSVKQKAMLSSYSEAVDGLLATNQAALRGAVTTVEALVGGVKPLVAAGVARCREKVRQQEALCLQEKEVLLQLLEEHQQDMEEVLVSRTLMGLTAVQELHQTLRASAEAQRVLADKVEAMKETGVFLRGLAQDLAGTREAAVKGLNVLQDQHQQLEDEMRRVQERHQTGMKQTIQCLQDQLQLLNLEAQKDFTDLRSASRALHRPLQSLQEDISSGCSSVERRASAQADLLSSTSSSLASSLRLNADQNQQALEELSGCCSHLHSSVSGLVERDVQWSSRVRDHAESRAQDHVSLLGKVSAEVQSLHQDVELRCSEQLRAAEEELSSRQEEAKQALESVQNQASLDRAAVDRQQDELQEHVAASQQLVHGFLQDELQRDVPTGATPQRREFVYPRKLVKSRSRGELLESLRRQQEELRAAMEEEEEDDDDETEEEDKHSQVDHDSLEDEVSACNESVATEPSFIDENLVFNESKRVPFFKKKGGKKETKIPSRPKASENEATATPQKSRLPLRCQN, from the exons ATGTCTTCACACAATCCGAGCGGAGCGAAACGGGACGAGAAGGGGAGAAACATCCAGGTGGTTGTCAGAtgcag ACCTTTCAACACCATGGAGCGGAAGTCGTCCTACGGCGTCGTCGACTGCGACCACAACCGCAAGGAGGTGGTCATGAGGACGGGAGGCATCAACGACAAGGCGTCACGAAAGACCTACACGTTTGACATG GTGTTCGGCCCGGCTGCCAAACAGATCGAGGTTTACCGCAGCGTCGTCTGTCCCATTCTGGACGAAGTCATCATGGGATACAACTGCACCGTGTTTGC TTACGGTCAGACCGGAACCGGGAAGACGTTCAccatggagggagagaggagtcCGGACGAACAGTTCACCTGGGAGGAG GACCCTCTGGCTGGAATCATCCCGCGGACGCTGCACCAGATCTTCGAGAAGCTCTCTGAGAACGGCACCGAGTTCTCCGTCAAGGTGTCGCTGCTGGAGATCTACAACGAGGAGCTGTTCGACCTCCTCAGCCCCAGCGAAGACGTCAACGAGAGGCTGCAGCTCTTCGACGACCCGCGCAACAAG CGCAGCGTGGTGGTCAAGGGTCTGGAGGAGGTGACGGTCCATAACAAAGACGAGGTCTATCAGATCCTGGAGCGAGGAGCAGCCAAGAGGAGGACGGCCTCCACGCTCATGAACGCCTACTCCAG TCGCTCCCACTCTGTGTTCTCGGTCACCATCCACATGAAGGAGATCACTCTGGACGGAGAGGAGCTGGTGAAGATCGGAAAACTCAACCTG GTGGATCTGGCCGGCAGCGAGAACATCGGACGCTCCGGAGCCGTGGACAAACGAGCTCGAGAGGCGGGAAACATCAACCAGTCTCTGCTGACGCTCGGCCGAGTCATCACAGCGCTGGTGGAGAAGAGGCCGCACATCCCCTACCG AGAGTCAAAGCTGACCAGGATCCTCCAGGACTCGCTGGGGGGACGAACCAAAACCTCCATCATCGCCACCGTGTCGCCTTCCTCCAGCAACCTGGAG GAGACTCTGAGCACCCTGGAGTACGCCAGCCGAGCCAAGAACATCATGAACAAACCCGAGGTCAACCAGAAACTCACCAAGAGGACGCTCATCAAG GAATACACCGAGGAGATCGAGCGTCTGAAGCGAGACCTCGCCGCCACCCGAGACAAGAACGGCGTTTACCTGACGGCAGAGAACTACGA GAGTATGATGGTTCAGATCACCGCTCACGACGAGCAGACAGTCGAGTACACGGACCGAATCGCCGccatggaggaggagctgaagaag GTCACAGAGCTGTTCACCGAGAGTAAAACCCAACTGGAGCAGTGCAGCATCGACCTGGATGAGAAGCAGCACAG GCTGGAGGAGACCAGCAGAGATCTGCTACAGACCCGAGAGAAGCTGAGTCAGGAGGAGTTCGTGTCCTCAGAACTCGCCACGGTCCAGGAAACCCTCTACGACACAGCGGGACAG ctCCTGAGGACCGTGGACGCCAGCACCAGGGACGTCTCAGGACTCCACGCCAAACTGGACCGCAAGAAGAAG GTGGAGCAGCACAACAGTGAGATCGAGCAGAGCTTTGCTGAGCGGATGGAGGGAGCGTTCAGCAGCATGCAGCGCTGCGTTCAGGAGCACTCCGTTAAACAGAAGGCCATGCTGAGCAGCTACTCTGAGGCCGTCG acggTCTCCTGGCGACGAACCAGGCGGCGCTCCGAGGAGCTGTGACCACGGTGGAGGCGCTAGTGGGCGGAGTCAAGCCGCTGGTGGCGGCGGGCGTGGCCAGGTGTCGGGAGAAGGTGCGGCAGCAGGAGGCGCTGTGTCTGCAGGAAAAGGaggttctgctgcagctgctg GAGGAGCACCAgcaggacatggaggaggtcCTGGTGTCTCGGACTCTGATGGGTCTCACAGCGGTCCAGGAGCTCCACCAGACCCTGAGGGCGTCCGCGGAGGCTCAGAGAGTTCTGGCCGACAAGGTGGAGGCCATGAAGGAGACGGGGGTCTTCCTCCGAGGCCTGGCCCAGGACCTGGCTGGGACCAGGGAGGCGGCGGTGAAGGGCCTGAACGTCCTCCaggaccaacaccagcagctggAGGACGAGATGAGACGAGTCCAGGAGAGACACCAGACG GGTATGAAACAAACCATCCAGTGTCTCCAGGACCAGCTCCAGCTCCTAAACCTGGAGGCCCAGAAGGACTTCACCGACCTCCGCTCGGCCTCCAGAGCCCTGCACCGACCTCTGCAGAGCCTCCAGGAGGACATCAGCAG CGGCTGCAGCTCAGTGGAGCGTCGGGCGTCAGCTCAGGCcgacctcctctcctccacctcctcctccctcgccTCCTCCCTGCGTCTCAACGCTGACCAGAACCAACAGGCGCTGGAGGAGCTGAGCGGCTGCTGCTCCCACCTCCACAGCTCCGTGTCAG GTCTGGTGGAGCGGGACGTCCAGTGGAGCTCCAGGGTCAGGGATCATGCCGAGAGCCGAGCCCAGGACCACGTGTCCCTGCTGGGGAAGGTTTCCGCCGAAGTTCAGAGCCTCCATCAG GACGTGGAGCTGCGCTGCTCTGAGCAGCTCCGGGCGGCCGAGGAGGAGCTGAGCAGCCGGCAGGAGGAGGCGAAGCAGGCTCTGGAGTCGGTGCAGAACCAGGCGTCTCTGGATCGGGCCGCCGTGGACCGGCAGCAGGACGAGCTTCAAGAGCACGTGGCGGCGAGTCAGCAGCTGGTGCACGGCTTCCTGCAGGACGAGCTGCAGCGCGACGTTCCCACCG GTGCCACCCCGCAGCGTCGGGAGTTTGTGTATCCCCGGAAGCTGGTGAAGTCGAGGAGTCGCGGAGAGCTCCTGGAGAGTCTgaggaggcagcaggaggagctcCGAGCCgccatggaggaggaggaggaggacgacgacgacgagacggaggaggaggacaagcaCAGTCAGGTCGACCAC GACTCTCTGGAGGATGAAGTGAGCGCTTGTAACGAGAGCGTGGCCACCGAGCCGTCGTTCATCGATGAGAACCTGGTCTTCAACGAGAGCAAACGCGTTCCCTTCTTCAAG aagaaGGGCGGTAAGAAGGAGACGAAGATCCCCTCCAGACCTAAAGCGTCAGAAAATGAAGCCACGGCGACGCCTCAGAAATCCAGACTTCCACTCCGCTGTCAGAACTGA
- the LOC125018607 gene encoding uncharacterized protein LOC125018607 encodes MEGSAQFCLLVVLLFVAPDSAEAQKTPSYFKLGGTLTLRPPFSGTITSIVYKFGGNLVAEYADNGVPLTYYSTFRGRTTLNIGTGELEINNMGKDDIGEFVVEINNVVQSQRFEAVEIKDVPDPSVSVKPLVCDSSSSNCSLSCDGEIKESEPVTFSWRKDDGEWKESKQVLKITNDEETKKVKTFSCKMKNPVSEKESKPEKNPFHPESDPKPDPDVGGIVAGILIPVLIIIGGGLGYWQRDKIRLLLNRSGDSKPKETGDPEASKPNSPVNTNREKIPLNPTGNAEAAKSGE; translated from the coding sequence ATGGAAGGATCCGCTCAGTTCTGTCTcctggttgtgctgctgtttgtggcGCCCGATTCTGCCGAAGCCCAGAAAACACCGTCGTACTTCAAGCTTGGCGGTACGTTGACTCTGAGGCCTCCTTTCTCTGGGACGATCACCAGCATCGTTTATAAGTTCGGTGGTAACCTGGTGGCTGAATATGCGGACAACGGGGTTCCTTTGACTTATTACAGCACCTTTAGAGGACGCACAACCCTGAACATTGGAACTGGAGAGTTGGAGATCAACAACATGGGTAAAGATGACATTGGAGAGTTTGTAGTGGAGATCAACAACGTCGTCCAGAGTCAAAGGTTTGAAGCTGTGGAGATCAAGGATGTACCTGATCCTTCTGTGAGTGTGAAACCATTAGTCTGTGACTCATCTTCATCCAACTGTAGCCTGTCTtgtgatggagaaattaaagagTCTGAACCGGTCACTTTCTCCTGGAGGAAAGATGACGGAGAATGGAAGGAGTCAAAACAAGTCCTCAAAATCACCAACGATGAGGAAACTAAAAAAGTAAAGACGTTCTCCTGCAAAATGAAGAACCCAGTCAGTGAGAAAGAGAGTAAACCTGAAAAGAATCCATTTCACCCAGAGTCAGACCCCAAACCCGATCCAGATGTGGGTGGTATCGTGGCTGGTATTCTGATCCCAGTTTTGATCATTATTGGTGGTGGTCTTGGGTATTGGCAGAGAGACAAAATCAGGCTTTTGCTTAATCGATCGGGGGACTCCAAACCAAAAGAGACTGGCGACCCAGAAGCCTCCAAACCGAATAGTCCAGTTAACACCAACAGGGAAAAAATCCCCCTTAATCCGACTGGCAACGCAGAAGCCGCTAAATCTGGGGAGTGA
- the LOC125018614 gene encoding uncharacterized protein LOC125018614: MAAMLLMVFLVILSHADAEKIPSYFKFGETLTLQPAFSEKITSIVYKFGGNLVAEWVGNEVPLTYYSTFDGRTTLNTTTGELKIDNMGKDDTGEFVVEINNVVQSQTFEPVEIKDVPDPSVKVRPLICDSSSYNCTVQLLCDGDIKESGPVTFSWRKDEGAWKESEQVMNITNDEETKKVETFSCRMKNPVSEKDSEPEQNPFNKSSGGTSGGTSGGAGWVFFLLALSFGNIF, encoded by the coding sequence ATGGCTGCTATGCTGCTGATGGTCTTTCTGGTGATTCTGAGCCATGCTGATGCTGAGAAGATCCCTTCATACTTCAAGTTTGGAGAAACTCTGACCCTACAGCCTGCTTTCTCTGAGAAGATCACCAGTATTGTTTATAAGTTTGGTGGTAACCTGGTGGCTGAATGGGTGGGCAACGAGGTTCCTTTGACTTATTACAGCACCTTTGATGGACGCACAACCCTGAACACTACAACTGGAGAGTTGAAGATCGACAACATGGGTAAAGATGACACTGGAGAGTTTGTAGTGGAGATCAACAACGTCGTCCAGAGTCAAACGTTTGAACCTGTGGAGATCAAGGATGTACCTGATCCTTCTGTGAAGGTGAGACCTTTAATCTGTGACTCGTCTTCATACAACTGTACTGTACAACTGTTGTGTGATGGAGACATTAAAGAGTCTGGACCGGTCACTTTCTCCTGGAGGAAAGATGAAGGAGCCTGGAAGGAGTCAGAACAAGTCATGAACATCACCAACGATGAGGAAACTAAAAAAGTAGAGACGTTCTCCTGCAGAATGAAGAACCCAGTCAGTGAGAAAGACAGTGAACCTGAACAGAATCCGTTCAATAAAAGCTCTGGAGGAACATCTGGAGGAACATCTGGAGGAGCAGGGTGGGTCTTTTTCTTGCTTGCGCTCtcatttggaaacattttttaa
- the slc22a15 gene encoding solute carrier family 22 member 15, whose product MDLEEAFQVVGEFGPYQKRAVAVLVLTQVYMACQSMLIVLVGYTPEYRVEPQDGVPSNQQEHPQRVTFTEDIDSIVTEWFLIRQQAYKVSLAGSLFFAGLLVGNIFFGPLSDKIGRRPVYLTGLFFEVVFGYVTAMAPSYEVFAASRLLVGLMNGGIGLVCFVLTQEYVGRSYWAMTGTLTSMTFAVGIALFGALGYFIQPWRNLATAANSSGVLFFLLSVTLPESPRWLYSKGKTERAEEVLRYMALRNGNAAKNLTLQRVGAAAKAGRNHDNGDAGVLHLALHPVLRLRTMVLMYVWYACSLVYYGLTLGAGETSGSRYANVAMYGLVELPAYPLCMYFINKHWAGRRRSMASFLCLAGFACLCTMFIPEDTGTLVNVTSLALLGKLLVSAAFNIAYVYTSELYPTVIRNAGLGVCSMSCRVGGILAPFVPSMRALHTSMPFTVFCLSGLSAGCLGLLLPETLNKPAAETLEEIGSSTRSRVLESKALLYEDDE is encoded by the exons ATGGATTTAGAAGAAGCTTTTCAAGTTGTCGGCGAATTTGGACCGTACCAGAAGCGAGCCGTAGCCGTTCTTGTCCTGACCCAG GTGTACATGGCCTGTCAGTCCATGCTGATCGTCCTGGTTGGATATACACCTGAGTATCGGGTCGAGCCGCAGGACGGCGTCCCATCCAACCAGCAGGAGCATCCACAACGCGTCACCTTCACGGAAGACATCGACTCCATAGTGACCGAG tggTTTCTGATCAGGCAGCAGGCCTACAAGGTGAGTCTCGCCGGCTCGCTGTTCTTCGCCGGGCTTCTGGTCGGGAACATTTTCTTTGGACCCCTCTCCGACAAGATCGGCAGGAGGCCCGTCTACCTGACAG GTCTGTTTTTCGAGGTGGTCTTCGGTTACGTGACCGCCATGGCGCCGAGCTACGAGGTCTTTGCGGCGTCGCGTCTCCTGGTGGGGCTGATGAACGGCGGCATCGGCCTCGTCTGCTTCGTCCTCACGCAGGAGTACGTGGGCCGGTCGTACTGGGCCATGACCG GGACGCTGACCAGCATGACGTTCGCCGTCGGCATCGCCCTCTTCGGAGCGCTGGGATACTTCATCCAGCCGTGGAGGAACCTGGCCACGGCGGCCAACTCGTCCGgcgtcctcttcttcctgctctctgt GACTCTCCCAGAGTCTCCTCGCTGGCTGTATTCTAAAGGAAAGACGGAGCGAGCCGAAGAG GTCCTGCGCTACATGGCGCTGAGAAACGGCAACGCTGCCAAGAACCTCACGCTCCAGCGCGTCGGCGCCGCCGCCAAGGCCGGCCGTAACCACGACAACGGGGACGCCGGCGTCCTGCACCTGGCGCTCCACCCGGTCCTCCGCCTGCGCACCATGGTCCTCATGTACGTCTG GTACGCCTGCAGCCTGGTGTACTACGGTCTGACTCTGGGTGCAGGCGAGACGTCCGGTAGCCGCTACGCTAACGTGGCTATGTACGGGCTGGTGGAGCTGCCGGCCTACCCGCTCTGCATGTACTTCATCAACAAACACTG GGccgggaggaggagaagcatgGCCAGTTTCCTGTGCCTTGCCGGCTTTGCCTGCCTCTGCACCATGTTCATCCCCGAGGACACGG GGACTCTGGTGAACGTTACGTCTCTGGCTCTTCTGGGAAAACTGTTGGTCAGTGCAGCATTCAACATCGCCTACGTCTACACGTCTGAGCTTTACCCAACGGTTATCAG AAATGCTGGTTTGGGAGTTTGTTCCATGTCGTGCAGAGTGGGAGGAATCCTTGCACCTTTCGTTCCTTCCATG cgGGCGCTTCATACCTCGATGCCCTTCACCGTGTTCTGTCTGAGCGGACTGTCGGCCGGGTGTCtgggcctcctcctcccagaAACCCTCAAcaaacctgcagcagagactcTGGAGGAGATCGGCAGCTCCACGCGCAGCCGGGTTCTGGAGAGCAAG gctctTTTGTATGAAGACGACGAATGA